A portion of the Calothrix sp. 336/3 genome contains these proteins:
- a CDS encoding PAS domain-containing protein, which produces MTSQRTVLVIASSEQDNTTYQQQLQQDRGMDYNILLGSSTSSLLSSQSLPKLDAILLELKSPYNSSFQFLRQLKEQISAPVIVIDGGDTEVAVQAFKHGAVDYLVKDRATSDDLRLAMRSAIENAELKRELKRSQETFRTSVENMLDCFGIFSALRDDLGRIMDFRVDYLNAAACENNQMPKTMQIGRGLCEILPAHRESGLFDAYCRVVETGEPLIKDSLIYDDTSGDRRLIQAFDIRATKLNDGFVASWRDVTDRKRLELEQKQTALVLQQSEERLEQTMKAASIGSWDWNIQTGEVKWSNSLEHLFGMAPGSFDGRYETVLAMIHPDDLPRVQQAIQQALQGEEYNIEFRFIKPDGSVRWASSQGQVFYDNNGNPVMMVGVDRDITAWKQTEVALRNSERRYRSLIEATAQIVWNTEGTQGEFISEQPGWSAFTGQTFDELKGWGWLNAIHPDDQAKTTQAWLTALENQSLYEVRHRLRRWDGVYRYMQVRAIPVIDENGTILEWLGIHSDVTEAQRAAAALTENEQLLRLALAGAKAGSWDWNLQTNDVTWSPENYDLYGVSTINTVNTDNWYHIWYNTIHPEDRERVRLEILQAIEQPQVEFQIEFRIVHSQHGLRWLLGRGRFTLNQQGQPIRLSGINLDITDRKQIEQTLSRSEEFKNRLLESSPDCIKVLDIDGRLLYMNAGGMCIMEIDDLNPYLNQEWVCFWGEEFRPLAEQALEVARTGEVSVFRGFCPTAKGTPKWWEVIVSPIRGASGHTEQVLSVSRDISDRRQTEQRLQESEERLRLGMQVAGFALAEIDYNTNTVTLSPEAAMLYGLSTEQLTISREQFHDTFHPEDRAHLEQQIQDVLDPGGAGWFTQDYRILWSNGEVKWLTVRKQVFFDRSNSVPRPSHAILVALDITDRKQAEQKLQENELRFRTLADNISQLAWMTDEKGWIFWYNQRWFDFTGTNLGEMQGWGWQKVHHPDHVERVIGKINQCFTTGEIWEDTFPLRGKNGEYRWFLSRAVPIRDERGKVLRWFGTNTDITDLQEVESALRQSEERYRRLADSIPQLAWMANSEGKLLDVNQRWIAFTGLSLEEAQTLGWETVVHPEDMAVLVQAWSEAAQQGAYYQAEGRMRHVDGTYRWFLHQAIPQENEQGQIVKWFGTATDIEIQKKLELDRDRLLQQEQAAREAAERANRIKDEFLAILSHELRSPLNPILGWTKLLQSRKLDAAKTVEALATIERNAKLQTQLIDDLLDVAKILRGKLVIDMTPLDLVAVIEAAIDTVRGAAMAKSIRLHTVLSQIGRISGDSARLQQVVWNLLSNAIKFTPNNGRVDILLERMGNQAQITVRDTGKGIRPNFLPHLFESFRQEDASTTRKYGGLGLGLAIARSLVEAHGGTITADSPGEGQGATFTVYFPLIDIKPQIDPSEQSPTPVLDLTGVRVLAVDDEADARELLAMVLTTYGAEVLTVTSATEVLTALVSFQPDLLVSDIGMPDVDGYSLIKKIRALSPEQGGQIPAIALTAYAREEDHQRALSSGFQQQVTKPLEPEQLVQVVVTLVRGLG; this is translated from the coding sequence ATGACATCTCAGCGAACCGTCCTGGTCATTGCTAGTTCAGAACAGGATAATACTACCTACCAGCAGCAATTACAGCAAGACCGGGGGATGGACTACAACATTCTGTTGGGTAGCAGCACTTCCTCCCTACTCTCATCTCAATCCCTTCCGAAACTTGATGCCATTCTTCTAGAACTTAAATCCCCCTATAACAGCAGTTTTCAGTTTTTACGTCAATTAAAAGAGCAAATTAGTGCCCCTGTAATCGTCATTGATGGTGGTGATACAGAAGTTGCGGTACAGGCATTTAAGCATGGGGCAGTTGACTATCTAGTCAAGGACAGGGCAACATCAGATGATTTGCGTCTTGCCATGCGGAGCGCCATTGAAAACGCGGAATTGAAACGGGAGCTAAAGCGCAGCCAGGAAACATTTCGTACGTCGGTGGAAAATATGCTGGACTGCTTCGGCATTTTTTCAGCCCTGCGGGATGACTTGGGGCGGATTATGGATTTTCGCGTTGATTACCTAAATGCGGCGGCTTGCGAAAACAACCAAATGCCCAAAACAATGCAGATTGGGCGGGGGCTATGCGAAATTTTACCAGCCCATCGAGAATCGGGACTATTCGATGCGTATTGCCGGGTGGTGGAGACGGGAGAGCCGTTAATCAAAGACTCTTTAATTTATGACGATACGTCTGGCGATCGCCGCTTAATTCAGGCTTTTGATATTCGAGCCACCAAGCTGAATGATGGGTTTGTGGCTTCCTGGCGAGATGTTACCGATCGCAAGCGACTAGAACTGGAGCAAAAGCAAACCGCCCTTGTCCTGCAACAAAGCGAGGAACGCCTAGAACAGACGATGAAGGCAGCCAGTATTGGCAGTTGGGATTGGAACATTCAAACGGGCGAGGTTAAATGGTCTAACAGCCTGGAGCATCTGTTTGGCATGGCTCCCGGTAGTTTTGATGGACGCTACGAAACTGTTCTGGCGATGATACATCCGGATGATTTGCCCAGGGTGCAACAGGCAATTCAGCAGGCGCTTCAGGGTGAAGAATACAACATTGAGTTTCGCTTTATTAAACCCGATGGCAGTGTGCGTTGGGCATCAAGCCAGGGGCAGGTATTCTACGACAATAACGGCAACCCAGTGATGATGGTGGGTGTAGATAGGGATATTACAGCCTGGAAACAAACAGAAGTCGCGCTCCGCAATAGTGAACGTCGATATCGATCCCTCATTGAAGCTACTGCTCAAATTGTCTGGAATACCGAGGGTACCCAAGGAGAATTCATTAGCGAACAGCCAGGCTGGAGCGCCTTTACAGGGCAAACCTTCGATGAATTAAAAGGATGGGGATGGTTAAATGCTATCCATCCTGATGATCAGGCAAAGACGACCCAGGCTTGGTTAACTGCCCTGGAAAATCAGTCACTGTACGAGGTGAGGCACCGCTTACGGCGATGGGATGGAGTTTATCGCTATATGCAGGTGCGAGCTATTCCCGTAATTGACGAAAACGGCACGATTTTGGAATGGCTGGGAATTCATAGCGATGTCACCGAAGCTCAACGGGCAGCAGCAGCCCTGACAGAGAATGAGCAACTGTTGCGGTTGGCTCTGGCAGGGGCAAAAGCTGGTTCATGGGATTGGAACTTGCAAACCAATGATGTCACCTGGTCACCGGAAAACTATGACCTGTATGGCGTTAGTACTATCAATACTGTCAATACTGACAATTGGTACCACATCTGGTACAACACGATCCACCCAGAAGATCGAGAACGGGTTCGTCTTGAGATACTCCAAGCGATCGAGCAACCCCAGGTTGAATTCCAAATTGAATTTCGGATTGTTCATTCCCAACATGGTCTTCGCTGGCTACTTGGTCGGGGTCGCTTCACACTCAATCAACAGGGTCAACCGATTCGATTGAGTGGCATTAATTTAGATATCACCGATCGCAAGCAAATAGAACAGACTCTCAGCCGCAGCGAAGAGTTTAAAAACCGTCTGCTAGAAAGTAGCCCTGATTGCATCAAAGTTCTAGACATTGACGGGCGACTGCTCTATATGAACGCGGGCGGGATGTGCATCATGGAAATCGATGACCTGAACCCCTATCTCAACCAGGAGTGGGTGTGCTTTTGGGGAGAAGAGTTCCGTCCCCTGGCAGAGCAAGCCCTGGAAGTAGCGAGAACAGGGGAAGTCAGTGTTTTTCGCGGATTTTGCCCGACGGCAAAAGGCACCCCAAAATGGTGGGAAGTGATTGTCAGTCCCATCCGAGGAGCCTCCGGACATACCGAGCAGGTGCTTTCAGTATCCAGAGATATCAGCGATCGCAGACAGACAGAACAAAGACTACAGGAGTCAGAAGAGCGTTTGCGACTGGGTATGCAGGTGGCAGGATTTGCCCTAGCGGAAATTGATTACAATACAAACACCGTGACGCTTTCCCCAGAAGCAGCAATGCTCTATGGACTGTCCACCGAGCAACTCACCATTTCCCGTGAACAGTTTCATGATACTTTTCATCCAGAAGACCGCGCTCACCTAGAGCAACAAATTCAAGATGTCCTTGACCCAGGTGGAGCAGGCTGGTTTACTCAGGATTATCGCATTCTGTGGAGCAATGGTGAGGTCAAGTGGCTAACTGTTCGCAAACAGGTATTTTTTGACCGCTCCAACTCTGTCCCTCGACCCAGCCATGCCATTTTAGTAGCCCTTGATATTACCGATCGCAAGCAGGCGGAACAAAAGTTACAGGAGAATGAACTCCGTTTTCGGACGCTAGCAGATAATATTTCCCAACTCGCTTGGATGACTGACGAGAAAGGCTGGATTTTCTGGTATAACCAGCGCTGGTTTGACTTTACAGGTACCAATCTGGGAGAAATGCAGGGTTGGGGTTGGCAAAAGGTGCATCATCCAGACCATGTGGAGCGCGTCATCGGAAAAATCAACCAATGTTTTACAACGGGGGAGATTTGGGAAGATACCTTTCCCTTGCGTGGTAAAAATGGAGAGTATCGATGGTTTCTTTCCCGTGCGGTTCCTATCCGTGACGAAAGGGGGAAAGTGTTGCGCTGGTTTGGTACCAACACAGATATTACCGACCTTCAAGAAGTGGAAAGTGCCCTGCGCCAGAGTGAAGAGCGCTATCGACGTTTAGCTGATTCCATTCCCCAGTTAGCCTGGATGGCTAATAGTGAGGGGAAGCTACTTGATGTGAATCAACGCTGGATAGCATTTACAGGTCTTTCCCTAGAAGAAGCCCAGACTCTGGGATGGGAAACTGTGGTGCATCCAGAGGATATGGCTGTTCTCGTTCAGGCGTGGTCTGAGGCTGCCCAGCAGGGTGCTTACTACCAAGCCGAAGGGCGGATGCGGCACGTAGATGGTACCTATCGTTGGTTTCTGCACCAGGCGATTCCCCAAGAAAATGAACAGGGGCAGATTGTCAAATGGTTTGGCACGGCAACAGATATTGAAATACAAAAGAAACTGGAACTTGACCGCGATCGCCTCTTACAGCAAGAACAGGCGGCACGGGAAGCTGCCGAACGCGCCAACCGTATTAAGGATGAGTTTCTAGCAATTCTTTCCCATGAACTGCGATCGCCCCTCAACCCGATTTTAGGCTGGACGAAACTCCTGCAATCACGCAAGTTGGATGCTGCAAAAACCGTGGAAGCCTTAGCCACCATTGAGCGCAACGCTAAACTGCAAACCCAATTAATTGATGATCTGTTAGATGTTGCCAAAATTCTCCGGGGCAAACTGGTAATTGATATGACTCCCCTGGATCTGGTAGCTGTTATTGAAGCGGCGATCGATACCGTCAGGGGTGCTGCCATGGCTAAATCGATCCGACTGCATACGGTACTCTCCCAAATCGGACGCATATCGGGTGACTCCGCTCGACTCCAGCAAGTTGTCTGGAACTTGTTGTCCAATGCCATTAAATTCACCCCAAATAATGGACGGGTTGATATACTCCTAGAGCGAATGGGTAACCAGGCTCAAATTACTGTCCGTGACACCGGAAAAGGAATTCGCCCCAATTTTCTCCCCCATCTGTTTGAATCCTTCCGCCAAGAAGATGCATCAACCACGCGCAAATATGGTGGCTTGGGATTGGGGTTGGCGATCGCGCGTTCACTTGTCGAGGCACATGGAGGCACAATCACTGCTGATAGCCCCGGTGAGGGGCAGGGGGCAACCTTTACCGTTTACTTTCCCCTGATTGATATCAAACCGCAGATTGACCCATCGGAACAGTCTCCCACACCAGTTCTCGATTTAACAGGTGTTCGAGTTCTGGCAGTCGATGATGAAGCTGATGCCCGTGAGCTATTGGCGATGGTATTGACAACCTATGGAGCCGAAGTCTTAACTGTAACCTCGGCAACTGAAGTGTTAACTGCTCTAGTCTCATTCCAACCCGATTTATTAGTCAGCGACATTGGTATGCCAGATGTGGATGGTTATAGTTTGATTAAAAAAATTCGTGCCTTGTCTCCTGAACAGGGTGGGCAAATTCCGGCGATCGCGTTGACTGCCTATGCTAGAGAAGAAGATCACCAGCGAGCTCTCAGCAGTGGCTTTCAACAACAGGTGACTAAACCCCTGGAACCGGAGCAACTGGTGCAAGTAGTGGTGACTCTGGTGCGTGGGTTGGGTTGA
- the modB gene encoding molybdate ABC transporter permease subunit: MPQDLSPLWISLRTASLATAITFFLGILAAYTMLGYRGKGKSIIEGFLVAPLILPPTVIGFLLLLLFGKNGPLGQWMETWGISIVFTWYGAAIAATVVAFPLMYKTALGAFQQIDQNLLRVARTLGAREIRIFWRISLPLALPGILAATTLAFARALGEFGATLMLAGNIPGQTQTIPMAIYFAVEAGAMDEAMFWAITIMVVSLSAIVTVNYWQDRRQAKGRIWGEKQSDSSLGIAVISPEKSENTGLFVDIEKNLANFHLQVKFQTSNQPLGLLGGSGAGKSMVLRCIAGIETPTRGKIILNGKVLFDSEKGINLPIRERGIGFVVQNYALFPHMSVAENIAFGLPPGLSSHVTKKLVESQLINVHLSGMGDRYPHQLSGGQQQRVALARALASQPQALLLDEPFSALDTFLRSQLEQQMIETLADYHGVTLFVTHSMEEAYRVCPNLLAMEQGKIIQHGTKYDLFQHPTTVSVTQLTGCKNFSPAIAINSQTIEALDWNCHLIVRESIPENLSHVAIRAHHLVFTNNPTQENTFPCWLVRTVETPHRMTLFLKLNSPPEHPQDYHLQGEVYKDKWAIIQDKPLPWYVTLEAIKLILL, encoded by the coding sequence ATGCCTCAGGACTTGTCGCCCCTTTGGATATCCTTAAGAACTGCCTCCTTAGCAACAGCTATTACTTTTTTTCTGGGTATTTTGGCAGCCTACACAATGTTAGGATATCGGGGTAAAGGCAAGTCAATTATTGAAGGTTTCTTAGTAGCTCCTTTAATTTTACCACCAACAGTTATCGGCTTTCTCCTATTATTATTGTTTGGGAAAAATGGTCCCCTGGGTCAGTGGATGGAAACCTGGGGAATTAGTATTGTCTTCACCTGGTATGGAGCCGCGATCGCTGCCACTGTGGTTGCCTTTCCTCTGATGTATAAAACTGCCCTGGGAGCGTTTCAACAAATTGACCAAAACCTGCTACGGGTGGCTCGTACCCTTGGCGCTAGGGAAATCAGAATTTTTTGGCGTATCAGTTTACCCCTGGCATTACCTGGTATCTTGGCTGCGACTACCCTTGCCTTTGCCCGAGCCTTAGGTGAGTTTGGGGCAACATTAATGTTAGCAGGAAATATTCCCGGACAGACTCAAACTATTCCGATGGCAATTTATTTTGCTGTGGAAGCTGGGGCAATGGATGAGGCAATGTTTTGGGCAATTACGATTATGGTAGTTTCCCTCTCGGCAATTGTGACTGTTAACTATTGGCAAGATAGGAGACAGGCAAAAGGTAGAATATGGGGAGAAAAACAGTCGGATTCTTCCCTAGGAATTGCAGTCATTTCCCCGGAAAAATCAGAAAATACTGGATTATTTGTAGATATTGAAAAAAATCTCGCTAATTTTCACCTCCAGGTAAAATTCCAAACTAGCAATCAACCTCTGGGATTATTAGGAGGTTCCGGTGCAGGAAAAAGTATGGTGTTGCGTTGCATAGCTGGGATTGAAACACCGACTAGGGGCAAGATTATCTTAAATGGCAAGGTGTTGTTTGACTCGGAAAAGGGGATAAATTTGCCAATTCGGGAACGGGGTATCGGTTTCGTGGTACAGAATTATGCTTTGTTCCCCCACATGAGTGTCGCAGAAAATATTGCCTTCGGTTTACCCCCAGGATTGTCGAGTCATGTCACCAAGAAACTAGTAGAATCCCAATTAATTAACGTACATCTATCTGGAATGGGCGATCGCTATCCTCACCAACTTTCCGGAGGGCAACAACAACGGGTAGCATTAGCTAGGGCTTTAGCGAGTCAACCTCAAGCTTTATTATTAGATGAACCCTTTTCGGCTTTAGATACATTCCTGCGTAGTCAGTTAGAACAGCAAATGATTGAAACCCTGGCTGATTACCATGGTGTCACCCTGTTTGTCACCCACAGTATGGAAGAAGCATATCGAGTTTGCCCTAACTTACTGGCAATGGAACAGGGGAAAATTATCCAACATGGGACGAAATACGATTTATTTCAGCATCCTACCACCGTTTCCGTGACTCAGTTAACCGGGTGTAAGAACTTTTCCCCGGCGATCGCCATCAATTCTCAAACTATAGAAGCTCTTGATTGGAATTGTCATTTAATTGTGAGAGAATCCATCCCAGAAAACCTCTCCCATGTAGCAATTCGCGCCCACCACTTAGTCTTTACTAATAATCCTACTCAAGAAAATACTTTTCCTTGTTGGCTAGTCAGAACCGTGGAAACACCCCACCGCATGACACTATTTCTGAAATTAAACTCTCCCCCAGAACATCCTCAAGACTATCATTTACAAGGGGAAGTTTATAAGGATAAATGGGCAATAATTCAGGATAAACCTTTACCTTGGTACGTCACCCTAGAGGCGATAAAATTGATTTTGCTATAG
- the leuS gene encoding leucine--tRNA ligase: MDSRYNPADIEEKWQTAWTEQGLDKTSEDTHKPKFYALSMFPYPSGSLHMGHVRNYTITDAIARLKRMQGYRVLHPMGWDAFGLPAENAAIDRGIAPSKWTYQNIEQMRSQLKRLGYSIDWEREVATCSPDYYKWTQWIFLQFFQAGLAYQKEAAVNWDPIDQTVVANEQVDSEGRSWRSGAKVERKLLRQWFFKITDYAEELLNDLDKLPGWPERVKLMQANWIGKSTGAYLEFPVVGSTEKIAVYTTRPDTVYGVSYVVLAPEHPLTQLVTTPEQQAAVEAFVAEVSNQSELERTAEDKPKRGIPTGGKVINPFTGEEVPIWIADYVLYEYGTGAVMGVPAHDARDFKFAREQNLPIKVVIVPPGGDPSATLTAAYTEAGVLVNSQQFDGMDSAAGKKAIVEYAETSGFGKSRTQYRLRDWLISRQRYWGAPIPIIHCPNCGAVPVPDADLPVQLPEDVEFTGRGGSPLAKLASWVNVPCPSCGTPAQRETDTMDTFIDSSWYYLRFTDAQNSQQVFDSAKVNDFMPVDQYVGGIEHAILHLLYSRFFTKVLRDRGLLNFDEPFQRLLTQGMVQGLTYMNPNKGGKDKWIPTHLVDASNPLDPQTGEPLQRLYATMSKSKGNGVAPEDVIDKYGIDTARMFILFKAPPEKDLEWDEADVEGQFRFLNRVWRLVTDFANQPPSTPGTDTLSKAEKDLRRAIHTAIKEVSEDVEGEYQFNTAISELMKLSNALTDATCKDSPVYAEGINTLVILLAPFAPHIAEELWHLLGNRDSVHTQSWLQCDAAALIADEITLVIQIMGKTRGSIQVPTTADKAQLEQLARESELAQRYIEGKEIKKAIVVPGKLVNFVLG, from the coding sequence GTGGATTCCCGATACAACCCCGCAGACATCGAGGAAAAATGGCAAACAGCATGGACTGAGCAAGGTTTAGATAAAACCTCGGAAGATACCCACAAACCCAAATTTTACGCTCTGTCTATGTTCCCCTACCCATCGGGGAGCCTGCACATGGGTCACGTCCGTAATTATACCATTACTGATGCGATCGCTCGCCTCAAACGTATGCAAGGGTATCGGGTACTCCATCCCATGGGTTGGGATGCTTTTGGTTTGCCAGCAGAGAATGCAGCCATTGATCGGGGAATTGCCCCATCCAAGTGGACGTATCAAAACATTGAACAGATGCGATCGCAACTGAAGCGCTTAGGTTACTCCATCGATTGGGAGCGGGAAGTTGCTACCTGTTCTCCCGACTATTACAAATGGACACAGTGGATTTTCTTACAGTTTTTCCAAGCTGGTTTGGCTTACCAAAAAGAAGCCGCCGTCAACTGGGATCCCATTGATCAAACCGTGGTAGCCAATGAACAGGTAGATAGTGAAGGACGTTCCTGGAGAAGTGGAGCCAAGGTAGAACGGAAACTGTTGCGGCAATGGTTTTTCAAAATTACTGACTATGCCGAAGAGTTATTAAATGACCTCGACAAATTACCAGGATGGCCCGAACGTGTCAAGTTGATGCAAGCCAATTGGATTGGCAAGTCAACGGGTGCATATTTGGAATTTCCAGTGGTGGGAAGCACGGAAAAAATCGCCGTCTATACAACTCGTCCCGATACAGTCTATGGCGTGAGTTACGTTGTCTTAGCTCCCGAACACCCCCTAACTCAGTTAGTCACCACACCGGAACAACAAGCTGCGGTAGAAGCATTTGTCGCGGAAGTCAGCAACCAAAGTGAATTAGAGCGCACCGCAGAAGACAAACCCAAACGGGGTATTCCCACCGGGGGCAAGGTAATCAACCCCTTCACCGGGGAAGAAGTCCCGATTTGGATTGCCGATTATGTCCTCTATGAATATGGTACCGGGGCGGTAATGGGCGTACCAGCCCACGATGCCCGCGACTTCAAATTTGCCAGGGAACAGAATTTACCCATCAAGGTGGTGATTGTACCCCCCGGTGGCGACCCATCCGCAACCCTAACGGCAGCCTATACAGAGGCGGGTGTGTTAGTTAACTCCCAGCAATTTGATGGCATGGATTCTGCTGCTGGGAAAAAAGCGATTGTGGAGTATGCAGAAACATCCGGTTTCGGAAAATCTCGCACTCAGTATCGTTTACGAGATTGGTTAATCTCCCGTCAGAGATATTGGGGCGCACCTATCCCCATCATCCATTGTCCGAATTGTGGCGCGGTTCCCGTTCCTGATGCGGATTTACCCGTACAGTTACCGGAGGATGTGGAGTTTACTGGTAGGGGTGGTTCTCCCTTAGCTAAATTAGCAAGTTGGGTAAATGTTCCCTGTCCTAGTTGTGGGACTCCTGCTCAACGGGAAACCGATACCATGGATACGTTTATCGATTCCTCTTGGTATTACTTGCGCTTTACCGATGCTCAGAATTCCCAACAGGTGTTTGATAGTGCCAAGGTAAATGATTTCATGCCCGTGGATCAATACGTGGGAGGAATCGAACACGCGATTTTACACCTGTTGTATTCCCGCTTCTTTACTAAGGTATTGCGCGATCGCGGTTTACTGAATTTCGATGAACCCTTCCAACGCTTGTTAACCCAGGGAATGGTACAGGGTTTAACCTATATGAACCCGAATAAGGGAGGTAAGGATAAGTGGATACCCACCCATTTAGTTGATGCTAGCAACCCCCTGGATCCCCAAACCGGAGAACCTTTACAGCGTCTCTATGCCACCATGTCTAAATCTAAGGGTAATGGTGTGGCTCCAGAGGATGTCATTGATAAATATGGCATTGATACCGCACGGATGTTCATTCTCTTCAAAGCACCTCCAGAAAAGGATTTGGAATGGGATGAAGCAGACGTGGAAGGACAGTTTCGCTTTTTAAATCGGGTATGGAGATTGGTGACGGATTTTGCAAATCAACCCCCATCAACCCCAGGTACTGATACCCTGTCGAAAGCTGAAAAAGATTTACGTCGGGCAATTCATACCGCAATCAAGGAAGTCAGCGAAGACGTAGAAGGGGAATATCAATTCAACACGGCAATTTCCGAATTGATGAAATTGAGTAACGCGCTCACAGATGCTACCTGTAAGGATTCCCCTGTTTACGCAGAGGGTATTAACACCTTAGTTATCTTACTTGCTCCCTTTGCCCCCCATATTGCCGAGGAGTTATGGCATTTATTGGGAAATAGGGACTCCGTGCATACCCAGTCATGGTTACAGTGTGATGCAGCAGCATTGATTGCCGACGAAATTACCCTGGTAATCCAAATTATGGGTAAAACTCGCGGTTCCATTCAAGTACCCACAACCGCAGACAAAGCACAGCTAGAGCAATTAGCTCGTGAATCGGAGTTAGCTCAACGTTATATCGAAGGTAAAGAAATTAAGAAGGCGATCGTCGTACCAGGTAAGCTGGTTAACTTCGTCCTCGGCTAA
- the pip gene encoding prolyl aminopeptidase, whose amino-acid sequence MRELYPAIAPYNQGYLQVSDIHRIHYQESGNPQGKPVVLLHGGPGGGCHPVYRQYFHPQKWRLVMFDQRGCGQSTPHAELRENTTWDLVSDIEKLRQHLGISDWVVFGGSWGSTLSLAYSQTHPENCTGLILRGIFMLRHKELQWFYQEGASNIFPDAWQEYLKPIPPAERGDMLSAYYQRLTSPDTKIRLQAARAWSIWEASTSKLLPDNDLKKQFGDSNFADAFARIECHYFVNRGFFTTEDQLLTNVDKIRHIPTVIVQGRYDVVCPMISAWELHQVFPESELIVVPDAGHSMSEPGIRSALIEATDKF is encoded by the coding sequence ATGCGCGAATTATATCCGGCGATCGCACCCTATAACCAAGGCTATTTACAAGTCTCTGACATCCATCGTATCCACTATCAAGAGTCAGGAAACCCCCAGGGAAAACCTGTGGTATTGCTTCATGGAGGACCTGGTGGCGGTTGTCACCCAGTTTATCGCCAGTATTTTCACCCCCAAAAATGGCGTTTAGTCATGTTCGATCAACGAGGTTGTGGTCAAAGTACACCCCACGCAGAACTCCGAGAAAATACAACTTGGGATTTAGTTAGTGATATTGAAAAATTACGCCAACACCTGGGAATTTCAGACTGGGTAGTTTTTGGTGGTAGTTGGGGAAGTACCCTTTCCCTCGCTTACAGTCAAACCCATCCCGAAAACTGCACCGGTCTAATTCTACGTGGTATTTTTATGCTCCGCCACAAGGAATTACAGTGGTTTTATCAAGAAGGTGCCAGCAATATTTTTCCCGATGCTTGGCAGGAATATTTAAAACCCATTCCCCCAGCAGAACGGGGAGATATGCTCAGTGCATACTATCAAAGATTAACTAGTCCTGATACTAAAATTCGCCTCCAAGCTGCCCGTGCATGGTCAATTTGGGAAGCTAGTACTAGTAAATTACTCCCAGACAATGACTTAAAAAAACAATTTGGTGATAGTAACTTTGCCGATGCCTTTGCCAGAATTGAATGTCATTATTTTGTGAATCGCGGATTTTTCACTACAGAAGACCAACTATTAACTAATGTTGACAAAATTCGTCATATTCCCACCGTTATTGTCCAGGGAAGATACGACGTTGTTTGTCCGATGATATCAGCTTGGGAACTACACCAAGTATTCCCGGAATCAGAATTAATTGTTGTACCGGATGCGGGACATTCTATGAGTGAACCGGGAATTCGTAGCGCCTTAATTGAGGCAACAGATAAGTTTTAG
- the fghA gene encoding S-formylglutathione hydrolase: MKDLTLISESQSFGGKLGFYSHFSTTCNAEMRFAVYQPPQAATQKLPVLYFLSGLTCTEENFMAKAGAQRLAAEYGLLLVAPDTSPRNTGILGEDDDWDFGTGASFYVDATQSPWSSHYRMYSYIVQELPALIAANFPIQGDKQGIFGHSMGGHGALICALRNPDLYQSVSAFAPIVAPTRCPWGEKALGGYLGENRQAWCAYDATELVGKYRYHSPILIDQGTADKFLTQQLKPELFAQACAQMQQPLILRYQEGYDHSYYFIASFMAEHMRHHAAILTSG, translated from the coding sequence ATGAAAGACCTAACTCTCATCTCAGAATCCCAATCCTTTGGTGGTAAACTTGGTTTTTACAGTCATTTCTCCACAACTTGTAATGCAGAGATGCGCTTTGCTGTCTACCAGCCACCCCAAGCCGCTACCCAAAAATTGCCTGTACTCTATTTCCTCTCTGGGTTAACCTGCACAGAGGAAAATTTCATGGCAAAAGCTGGGGCACAACGTTTGGCTGCCGAGTATGGTTTGTTGTTAGTTGCACCAGATACTAGCCCTCGGAATACAGGTATTCTAGGGGAAGATGATGATTGGGATTTTGGTACAGGCGCAAGTTTTTATGTCGATGCCACCCAGTCACCTTGGTCATCCCATTACAGGATGTATAGTTATATTGTCCAGGAATTACCTGCCCTGATCGCAGCAAATTTTCCCATCCAAGGGGATAAACAAGGTATTTTTGGTCATTCCATGGGGGGACATGGAGCCTTGATTTGTGCCCTGCGGAACCCCGATTTATATCAGTCTGTTTCTGCCTTTGCCCCCATAGTTGCGCCCACGCGCTGTCCCTGGGGTGAGAAAGCTTTGGGTGGCTATTTGGGAGAGAATCGACAAGCTTGGTGTGCCTATGATGCAACTGAGTTGGTGGGTAAATATAGATATCATAGCCCTATCCTCATTGACCAGGGTACGGCAGACAAATTTTTAACTCAGCAGTTGAAGCCAGAATTATTTGCCCAAGCTTGTGCGCAGATGCAGCAACCCCTGATTTTGCGCTACCAAGAAGGCTACGACCACAGCTATTATTTTATCGCCAGCTTCATGGCAGAACATATGCGCCATCATGCAGCCATACTAACATCTGGTTAA